A window of Ammospiza caudacuta isolate bAmmCau1 chromosome 35 unlocalized genomic scaffold, bAmmCau1.pri SUPER_35_unloc_2, whole genome shotgun sequence genomic DNA:
ATCTGTTGAAGGCCCAGGAGAGCCCTTGAGAGCTGAGGCCACCATGGGGACACTaaggacaccatggggacatcaTAGGGACCTTGAGGACACTTTGGTGACACTCAGGGGGACACTGAAAACCCTGGAGATGAATCTGTTGAAGGCCCAGAGGAACTCATGGGAActtggggacaccatggggacaccttggggacactgtggtGACACTGAGaccaccatggggacaccattGGGATACGGATCTGACCCAGGTGAGACCTTggtgacaccttggggacactgaaaACCCTGGAGATGAATCTGCCGAAGGCCCAGGGGAACCCGTGATGACACTGAGCTGAACTTGGGAGAACTGAGgccaccatggggacaccttggggacactgtggacaccatggggacatcataggggaccttggggacaccttggggacactgaaaACCCTGGAGATGAATCTGCTGAAGGCCCAGGGGAACCCGTGATGACACTGAGCTGAACTTGGGAGAACTGAGACCGCCATGGGgccaccatggggacaccacagaGACCCTGGTGACACCGCGGTGGCCCAGGTGACACCCTGGTGACACGGAGCCCCACCTGTCGAAGGCCTTGACGCGGCCCAGGGGAGCCTTTGAGGCCACTGAGCTGAACTTGGGAGAACTGAGACCGCCATGGGgccaccatggggacactgtggtgacactgaggacaccatggggacaccacagggaccctggggacagggtAAAAACCCTGGAGACGAATCTGCTGAAGGCCCAGGGGAACCCATGAGAACTGATACCACCATGGGGCCAccatggggacattgaggacaccatggggacatcataggggaccttggggacaccttggggacattgaaAACCCTGGAGAAAAATCTGCCGAAGGCCCAGGGGAACCCGTGATGACACTGAGCTGAACTTGGGGGAACCGAGgccaccatggggacaccttggggacactgtggacaccatggggacattgaggaAACCATGGGAACATCATagggaccctggggacactttggggacattgaaAACCCTGGAGACGAATCTGTTGAAGGCCCAGGGGAACCCATGAGAACTGAGaccaccatggggacaccatggggacactgaTCTGACCCAGGTGACACTTTGGTGACACCTTGGGTACATTAAAAACCCTGGAGACGAATCTGTTGAAGGCCCAGGGAAACCCATGAGAACTGAGaccaccatggggacaccatggggccaccatggggacaccacagaGACCTTGGTGACACCGCGGTGGCCCAGGTGACACCCTGGTGACACGGAGCCCCACCTGTCGAAGGCCTTGACGCGGCCCAGCAGCTTCTTGTTGTTGCGGCAGTTGATGAGCACCTGCGTGTTGTTCTTGACGCTCTGCGTCAGCACCGACAGCGGGCCCGTGTTGAACTCCTCCTCCTCGCGCTTCTGCAGCTCCTCGGGCGTCATCTCGCTCTTGGGCTTGTTCAGCAggctcctggggacaccacggggacatcagggggacattggggacatggaggtACCATGGGGACATCACAGAAATCAGGGGAACATCAAAGGAACATGGGGAGGTGGGGACATGGAGATGTTCTCTGGGGTCATCTCGCTCTTGGGCTcgtccagcagctcctggggacaccagggacatcagggggacatcattgggacagaggggacatcGTGGGGACACCAGGATACCATGGGGACATCATGAGGAACATCACGGAACTCAGGGGAAcaaggggacatggggatatGGAGAACGTTTCTGCAGCTCCTCGGGCGTCATCTCACTCTTGGGCTtgttcagcagctcctggggacaccacggggacatcagggggacattggggacatggaggtACCACGGGGACTTCACAGAAATCAGGGGAACGTCAAAGGAATACAGGGGACGTGGGGACATGGAGATGTTCTCTGGGGTCATCTCTCTCTTGGGCTcgttcagcagctcctggggacaccacggggacaTCAGCATGTCATGGGGACATGGAGATACCATGGGGACATCACAGAAATCAGGGGAACATCAAAGGAACacgggggacatggggacatggagatgTTCTCTGGGGTCACTTCGCTCTTGGGCTtgttcagcagctcctggggacaccacggggacaTCAGCATGTCATGGGGACATCACTGGGACATGGAGGTACCACGGGGACATCACAGAAAT
This region includes:
- the LOC131571747 gene encoding small nuclear ribonucleoprotein Sm D2, whose protein sequence is MSLLNKPKSEMTPEELQKREEEEFNTGPLSVLTQSVKNNTQVLINCRNNKKLLGRVKAFDRHCNMVLENVKEMWTEVPKSGKGKKKSKPVNKDRYISKMFLRGDSVIVVLRNPLIAGK